The segment TGTTTATGAGTTCATACAAGGATCAAATCTCGTTGAGTGCTTGAGAAACCCTAGAAACCCGAGCTATACTGTTCTCTCGACGTGGATTTCGCGAATGCAAATCGCTACGGACCTCGCTCACGGTCTCGACTATGTTCACAATAACACCGGATTAAATCTCAGCATCGTTCACAATCACATTAAGAGCAGTAGCATTATTGTCACAGAGCCTTCTTTCAATGCCAAGATTTGCCATTTCGGAACGGCACAGCTTCGTGGCGAAACGGACGACATCGAAACGCTGGAAACCGGCTCTTCGAAACGAGAAACAGAAATCGAAGGAGGTAACGCGAGTTTTAGGGAATTGAAGAGATACGATAGTGGAGATAGGCATTTCGAAGGGTTGAGAGATTACATGTCGCCAGAATTCAGATCCAGCGGCAGCGTGACACAGAAATCTGATGTTTTCGCCTTCGGAGTAGTGATTTTGGAGCTACTATCCGGGGAGGAACCGTTGAAATACCGATACGACAAAAAAACCGGTGATTTTCTAAGGACATCTGTGATAGATACTGCTATGGCAGCCACGGCGGAGGGCAGGGAAGGGTTGAGGCAGTGGGTTGATAGGAGGATGAATGATTCGTTTCCAGTTAAGGTGGCGGAGAAGTTGATACAACTAGCGTTGGATTGCGTACACGTGGATCCTGATAACCGGCCTGATATGGGACGCGTGGCAGGGAAGATATCCAAACTTTATCTTGAGTCGAGGATTTGGTTGGAAAATGTAAAAGTTCCAACAGGCATTTCGGTCTCCTTGGCACCCAGATGAGTTGGGTATATGGCGGCTCATATTTTTAGTTCATACTCTTTTTCTAATGGCATAaggattttttttccaaattaaaatgattttttttttaaatttagagtGCGAAAAGATTCATTATGACTTTGTTAATGATTCGCCTTAGATATTGACAGAAGTGGGAGAAAACGAAGATACAGATTTTGATTTGCTTGTTGGGTTGAAAATTGAAATCTCAATATTTTAATATTAGGAAAACAGAATAATTGTCCTGTAGGCAGCACGTAACTGCAAATTAGGTCAATCTTAGAAATTGTTACTGCGAATTTGCTTTGTTAAAGAGAAAAATGGATCTACAAGTATGGGAAGATGTAAAGAAATTGATTCacttttttcttattatttaagcTGTTTGTTCATTTTCtcttatttaatttcatattttctttcatgaCAAACAAAGGAAAATTGGAAAACAATCTTGTTTACATTGCCAACAGATATTGGAATTCGAAGTCATATGGTATTTTCTCCACAGTGATGGATACCTTGCCACTATTGTGGCTCCTGAAGCAGTCCACCATTGATTTCCTTAGTGAACCAGATGTGGGTAACTGCTGACAAACCCACTGGACCAATGAGGTCATATCAACTGAAAAATCAAACATGTTTCGAAGCAGAAGCTCAGGGAGTGCAATCTTTTTTGTGTTGGTCACCGCAATTGAAGCTTGCAAGTATTCTAATTTTGATTTCTCCAGTTCAGCTGCAACTCCATCAGCCGTGTATATTCTCACCTGCCACGGAAATTTATTCAAGAGTTTCTTTGGATCAGGTACATCTGCCATAGAAAGAGTTCCAAAATTAATACCCAAACTTACTGCAGGAGAAGACCGAGTTCCGCAGCTCAGGGCAAATGTGACATTCGGATCCATCAATTGGAGTCCATAAAGTTTGCGGACAATGGCTTCTTGATTATCCTTATCATCCTTCTGATAAGCCTTAGAGAAATCATGGTTTTAGTATAACTTGGACAAACTCTCAAGCAGAAGCAGAACAGTGTTAAAATGTACCTCTTTCATGTTCGAAGATGCTGGTTTCCTCAGAATATAGTGCTCCATTGCTTGCGCACTTATTGTGTTGCCTCCAACGTTGAGAGTTGCCTGAAACTCATTGTCATGTTGCTATTTTGGCGAAAGATTTGATATACATGCAGAAGTACTTAGGAAGCTAACTAGGAATGTACCTTGTTCATCAGTGTCAAAAACTTTTCTGGGGTATTAGGCACACCATATTGGAGATATCCCTGTCACTAGTAATGTCAATCCACAGATACAAAAGGAGGGGGCTTAAATAAAAGGAAAGCATCACAACATTTAATGTAAGGTTAAGCACAAATCAAGCAAAGACCCCCACTCAAGAGAAATaaacaaaaggaaatttaaatTCTTTTCCATACTATACATGCATGATGCAGGCATTGTAAATGTTGATCCAGAATGCTAATTTTTGCTGGTAAGTCAACGATCTCAGGTCCACTTTCTGGAGATTGCTCATCAGCACCCTGAAGATGGAAAACAGAGAAATGGATCAGAAATTGCCTTTCTTCATTCTGTTGCttctgaaatttttatagtaATTTCTATAAGAACTCTTGTATCCAGATTATGCGGCAGACCTTAGCTTTTTAAGTAAAGGAATAGAACTTGAAATGCATTTGGGGTCCATAGAGTTTGATGCGAATATGACCAGGTTCTTGTAAGGACCAATGTCCCTTGGAATAGACTCTTCCATGTCGAAGATACCATAGGGGTCTTGTTGCCTCGATTCTTTCTGTGACCCAAGGCTTGACTTTGGATTTAGAGTACTTTCCACCCTAAAGCTTCTTGAGCTTAAGGGTGTGCTCATAAACCTGGTAATAGGGCCTGATTTCTCCAGTTCCATTGCTCTTGATGTTCTAAGTAGCCTGACAAAAATAAAGTTCAAACATTTCATGATATTCTCAGATAGCTTGTTGGGATGCCAATTCTGGCTGCTCTCTTCTGAAAGCAGTGTACTCGATAGAGATTTCGGGGGGAGGTCCCAGTTAGACTCTGGAATACGTTCCCTTAGCTGgaaattgaacaaaaaaaaatctCAGTATAAACAAAATATAATTCAAAAACCTTCATATCAGGTTCAGCGGAACCTGTGGGAAACAGAATAACTAGGGCTACACCTTGGGCGATGGATGCCGAGGGTCTCGTAAAGGCGAAGCTGCCTTCAACAAACTGCTTTTCCTAGGAACCCTCTCTTGAAATTTAACCTCTCCCTGGAACTGGTTTTCTTTCTGCTCAGAAAGTAATCTTGAGTCCATTCTCTC is part of the Gossypium arboreum isolate Shixiya-1 chromosome 5, ASM2569848v2, whole genome shotgun sequence genome and harbors:
- the LOC108484347 gene encoding protein LYK5-like — protein: MGANTSEPTSFRTPRTRSNQSPRTPASHLSPSPSTSESNPTTAAYTNTSSYTKDTSWGTSLSCQSSLSSLRQSLSENPHIYDITEIRTATNNFLAKRYSSTSSSAFSAAACWRCNLRGRDTVVFQRKFRRKIQTSQLKERLSIICRSNHMSIIKLLGASISGDHIYLVYEFIQGSNLVECLRNPRNPSYTVLSTWISRMQIATDLAHGLDYVHNNTGLNLSIVHNHIKSSSIIVTEPSFNAKICHFGTAQLRGETDDIETLETGSSKRETEIEGGNASFRELKRYDSGDRHFEGLRDYMSPEFRSSGSVTQKSDVFAFGVVILELLSGEEPLKYRYDKKTGDFLRTSVIDTAMAATAEGREGLRQWVDRRMNDSFPVKVAEKLIQLALDCVHVDPDNRPDMGRVAGKISKLYLESRIWLENVKVPTGISVSLAPR
- the LOC108484346 gene encoding uncharacterized protein LOC108484346 isoform X3, which gives rise to MLQKMLNQEEKMHEILTRVHHQEAGSSISIPNFLPPKTKELLAELAMVEGEIARLESQISQLQLDLKQEKEATQAKQWQPGSLMSYLQDHPSTTSNPNPIKQGGQEKVVFETKALHFISKAIKGDYTLSDFSLNERMDSRLLSEQKENQFQGEVKFQERVPRKSSLLKAASPLRDPRHPSPKLRERIPESNWDLPPKSLSSTLLSEESSQNWHPNKLSENIMKCLNFIFVRLLRTSRAMELEKSGPITRFMSTPLSSRSFRVESTLNPKSSLGSQKESRQQDPYGIFDMEESIPRDIGPYKNLVIFASNSMDPKCISSSIPLLKKLRVLMSNLQKVDLRSLTYQQKLAFWINIYNACIMHGYLQYGVPNTPEKFLTLMNKATLNVGGNTISAQAMEHYILRKPASSNMKEAYQKDDKDNQEAIVRKLYGLQLMDPNVTFALSCGTRSSPAVSLGINFGTLSMADVPDPKKLLNKFPWQVRIYTADGVAAELEKSKLEYLQASIAVTNTKKIALPELLLRNMFDFSVDMTSLVQWVCQQLPTSGSLRKSMVDCFRSHNSGKVSITVEKIPYDFEFQYLLAM
- the LOC108484346 gene encoding uncharacterized protein LOC108484346 isoform X1, whose amino-acid sequence is MASQADLSVNNMSLEIRKKKLSGQQKKEALEREVSMLQKMLNQEEKMHEILTRVHHQEAGSSISIPNFLPPKTKELLAELAMVEGEIARLESQISQLQLDLKQEKEATQAKQWQPGSLMSYLQDHPSTTSNPNPIKQGGQEKVVFETKALHFISKAIKGDYTLSDFSLNERMDSRLLSEQKENQFQGEVKFQERVPRKSSLLKAASPLRDPRHPSPKLRERIPESNWDLPPKSLSSTLLSEESSQNWHPNKLSENIMKCLNFIFVRLLRTSRAMELEKSGPITRFMSTPLSSRSFRVESTLNPKSSLGSQKESRQQDPYGIFDMEESIPRDIGPYKNLVIFASNSMDPKCISSSIPLLKKLRVLMSNLQKVDLRSLTYQQKLAFWINIYNACIMHGYLQYGVPNTPEKFLTLMNKATLNVGGNTISAQAMEHYILRKPASSNMKEAYQKDDKDNQEAIVRKLYGLQLMDPNVTFALSCGTRSSPAVSLGINFGTLSMADVPDPKKLLNKFPWQVRIYTADGVAAELEKSKLEYLQASIAVTNTKKIALPELLLRNMFDFSVDMTSLVQWVCQQLPTSGSLRKSMVDCFRSHNSGKVSITVEKIPYDFEFQYLLAM
- the LOC108484346 gene encoding uncharacterized protein LOC108484346 isoform X2, with product MASQADLSVNNMSLEIRKKKLSGQQKKEALEREVSMLQKMLNQEEKMHEILTRVHHQEAGSSISIPNFLPPKTKELLAELAMVEGEIARLESQISQLQLDLKQEKEATQAKQWQPGSLMSYLQDHPSTTSNPNPIKQGGQEKVVFETKALHFISKAIKGDYTLSDFSLNERMDSRLLSEQKENQFQGEVKFQERVPRKSSLLKAASPLRDPRHPSPKLRERIPESNWDLPPKSLSSTLLSEESSQNWHPNKLSENIMKCLNFIFVRLLRTSRAMELEKSGPITRFMSTPLSSRSFRVESTLNPKSSLGSQKESRQQDPYGIFDMEESIPRDIGPYKNLVIFASNSMDPKCISSSIPLLKKLRVLMSNLQKVDLRSLTYQQKLAFWINIYNACIMHGYLQYGVPNTPEKFLTLMNKATLNVGGNTISAQAMEHYILRKPASSNMKEAYQKDDKDNQEAIVRKLYGLQLMDPNVTFALSCGTRSSPAVRIYTADGVAAELEKSKLEYLQASIAVTNTKKIALPELLLRNMFDFSVDMTSLVQWVCQQLPTSGSLRKSMVDCFRSHNSGKVSITVEKIPYDFEFQYLLAM